CTTACTACATGGCCTACCACTGCTGAACTATTGTTGGGCTGATCATTTTGAACTAGGGTTTCCAGGTTTTGTAGCTAGAATTCTAGACAGTAATTCTGATTGGCTGAAATCTCCGATTGGTTAAAAATTCCTTCTTTTGCTGAAATCActgttggaaaagggggggggggttggaatttTGGAACTGGGATCCCTATTGGCTAGAATTGCAAGTGGGCAGGCCATCCCTATCTGCAGACATTAAGACAACTAGAAGAGTAACTAGAACGTGCTGCTACCACCTACTGGACTTGTCTTATATTGCAACACTCTCAATTTTTGTGTTAAGCATACAGCAATGCCGACCAACAGACTGCACCTGTGGATTATCTGTGACAGTAAGACCAAAAGAACACAGACTTGGGTGCATTGAAAGTTTGGGAGAAAAGAGAGGCCTTTTCATGTTAAGGGATATCTTTGTGGCTTTGCTTAGGCTACTGTTTTGTTTATTCAATTTGAATTAAATACTGTTTCATCTGATTTAAAGGGGGGAAGGAAGACCCCATCCAAATGTCCAATCTGGGGTCTCAGGTTTCTCTGGGTGGAGGCTCATGCTAGAAGATATAGAAACTCCTGGACCATGAACCTGGCCCTTGGTTAGTACTCAAGGACTACATGATTAGCATTACTCTCACTTAAATCtaaaccagtggctcccaaaccttttagcacagagacccactttttaaaacactctattaggacccacctaggtttactagacttttgaaaaaggagatctgaaaagaaataatattttatttataagtaataataaccagaaaaaagaccctcaaccATTTttctccctacatttacacaagcttgcaatgtgcagagctctttgcagggtaattagcagctacagtatctgattttggaATATCTTTAGCACttcaattagttatttgatctttccatcactctttggtgacccaccagtgggtcctgaactgcagtttgggaaccactgatctaaaccattTCAGGCAGGAGTTTCAAATGTTTAGCTACTTTGCCTCCATAAATTAAGGTAGAATCTATTTGAACTTCTCCAGAACAGATATAGGACTACAAACAGCAGTTTATTGGGCTCCACTCAAGTGCATCCATTGTCTGGATGTCACAATTTCTGCTCACAATATACCAAATTTTCACGCACTCACTATATATATTAGCTCTAAGCTATTCAGGTAATCAGAAGTTATATTGTTTACTATGAATAATATGCACCATGCTGCTCCCATGGACCTATATCAAGGTTTACCTGACAatttatatcaagaactcaacTAATTTACTCTTCAAGATATAAAAAAAGTATATGTGATACATATATGTGATACATAGAATAAGAATCCCAACACAGAGATAACTTCTAACTTTGTTTAGGAGATTTGTTTCATAGCTTTATTCAAAGTTAGGACTGTTATAGCATTGTCGTATATAGTCAATCACATACCACAGCAACTAAAAACTGCCcgtgtcagggaaagggaacagtgTTTTTCATGAAGAATGAGGCGTCTCAGTCCAATCCACTGAGGGCACACAACCTAAActtataccagtgtttcccaTGACATGACATTTCTCAGCAAAATTCCAAAGTTATTTCCTAAATTTTATTAACTCAAAGACAATATTTGTATCCTTTCCTTTTATGTAAAATTGGACTCCCTATTGACCACTTTGATTAGCCCTGGTTGGCTCTCATGCAGAAACTGAAGGGTATATAATCTTCAACTCTAGGTCCAATCAAAGTGCAGTAAAGGCTGGTGAAAGAGTCCAAACCATTGGTTTTCCCTAGGCTGTGTCACAGTCAGGCACAGAGAACCTGGCATGGAAGAATAACCCATGCATCTGTCAGAAAGGGTCTGACATTCCACCAGGGTCAGCACGAATTGGACAAAGGCTATAGTAtgcaaggaggcctccatggatCTGCCATCCTAATTTGTACAGAGCTGCCACTCCTGCCAGTGTGCACACAAAACACTGTGTAATTGCACAGGTACCCCCCATTTTCTGTTCATGTTAatgggcacatgctgcatcatgGCTGTTGCTGCGACCACCACCTCTGCTGCCTCCTTGGCCACTTAGGGAAGCAACTAAGTACACAAAGAGAGGTTAGAGGGGTGGAGTGCAGCAAAATGATTTCTGAGTGTCCTCCCtccaaccctcctctctcttaACTTAGGCCATCCATCTACTACCGTCTCTTCTTGCTTGCTCTTTGTCCAGACTGTTCGAACAAACGCTCTGGCCAGGCTGATTTACTGAAGAGGCTGGGTGGAGAGTAAGTGGGAAGAAGTAGCAGCCAGCAGATGGCCCACCCAGAAGATGAGAGAGAAGTGGGAAGGGCTTCACCTTCTCTCCTTTTTTGCCTGCCTTGGCCTTCTGGtgcgggtggggggggagaagaagaaagtGGAGTGATTCTATTTGGATAACTCATGGAAGTGAGTGATCAACCCTGGATTGCcctgctgcttcttcatgcaacTTCACCACCACGATTGCTCATGCAGCACTGGAGAAAGAGGTGGGCTGCCAATGCCCCAATGCTCCTTTTGCTTGCTCTTTGTGAATGAGtagagcaacaattttcaaccttttacatctcacagcacactgacaaggcactaaaattgtcacagcACAACattgttttttgataattgacaaggcacacccagtgACCTCAGGGACTTGCATCCCCCAGAGGCCCTACTAacaagtgaccctcccccaaactctcctctacacctgcagaccatctgcagcacaccagtggccatggcacactggttgaaaataactgtagTAGAGGATTGGAGCATCTACTGAAGCATCTGGGAAGGTGGCAGGTGGACACTGGGTGTGGCTTCTTCTACTTCTTGAAGTGATTGTCTCAGGCGGATCCTGACTTATGTGGTGAAAGACCTGTAGTTTCTCCTTTCGTGTCATTGTCAAGCTGCAGAGTTGTGAAAGAAAACTGTCCAAGGCAATGAGATATCTGCCCCCCTTTCCAATCCCTGTCCAGGTGTTGCAAAATAACAGCCACCTTGATAATCCTTCTAGAGCAGAGGATGGTATACTGTAAACAGCCAAGCTGCAGTATATGGCAGCCCACCTCTTTCTCCTCTAGGTTTCTTCACAGGGTGCTATGGGGACTGTGGTGAAGTTGATACAACAACCCTGATCCTGACATGTTCTTCGGTTTCCTCTGTCAAACCTTGCCCGATGTCTAGTCAACCCATGTTTATATAACAATATATCTATATAACAATATATCTATTAGCTACAGTATATGTCCCTAGCATGATGAAGACTTGAGTTAAACTAAAATTTGTCAATTATGCAAtaaatttattttgctatttagctattaaggaaggggaaaaaaagttatttttagaATACAGTTGTAAAATGTTGTGGAAAACTGGAGAACTGTTAGAAGGATATGCAGGCTATGGGGTAAACAAAGCTTATAAACAAGCAGTCTTATAAAGTCTTATAAACTTTGCAGTCAACTTTAGACAGAGCCGCCATACCTTTTTCAAAACTGCACTCTTCTCCTGCTCTTGTTTTTGAACTGGGGTAACGGCTTCTAGTTCAAAACTCATATCTACTTGTTCTGACCTTGTCACATTAACATCTAGGAAAAGACAGAGGAAAAAATAcaaagagtttttttttggggggggggggaaggaaaggaaccACACAAGATGAAACAGCTATAAAACCTAAGATATTGATATGCAgccacatttactcagaagtgtcccactGATTTTGATCAAGCCCAGGGATCTCCCTCCTTACACTAGCAGGAGCCCCTGTATTGTGGTTGCCCCAGTCAAGAGAAGGGGGAAGTAGAAGGGTTCTGTGATAACTACAAGACCTGTGCAGCCTTCTCCATCACTCGCAATCTCTGAATTATGGCATCCTCTACACATGCAAACTAGACTGTTGACTATGGCATTTTGTACCCCATGCATACAGTGGTGATCCACATACAGTAACTGGTttgtaattaaaaattaattcaaGTTGTGTTGCATTTACATATTTCATCAGCCCTACAAAAAATTATTACTTAATTCTATCAAGGCAAGCTTGCCTAAAGAACACAACAATGAAAAATACAGTAACTTTCCTCAGGCTGAGGACTAGGGGGAACCATGCAACTAAATGTGTATTATGTGGCATAGGATTGTATTACAAAATAATTTAACAGTGCCTGAGTACATCAGTTCTACTGCTGTTCACATTTCACACGGAAATCTAACCAATCTATGTTGCCTTTACCCCAATTGTTCTCAAAACTGTGGAATCTATTAAAAAGTTGTAAAGTAATTTGAAATGTATTTAATACAAAACTTGCTGTGAAAATGTATAGCTGAATAAGCTGCTAACTTACTGATGTTGGAAATCAGTACTGTTTGACTCAGCTAGGAAGGGGCAGCATAAAGGAGGTCTGATCATCTGATTGGCTGGGGCAGGAAGGGAACCTACAATAAATTGCATTCCCTGGATTTGCGACAGACTATGGGATGGCAGTAAAAATAATCCTGCTAATCTTCTATTAGGCCAGGTTGGATAGTGGGCATCTAGAGACtaagcctgcggttttcaaactctcggggaatttgaaacccacagtaagtcttggcggggggggaggcagtagggacagggggaaggtagtgatgtgatccccaggattgcgtcgctcagggggctgcaggtactgggaTGCAcaaaccagtccctgcagcagctgtccctgtgcgagcgcctgcagggcgcaccaggtcagggaaagggagagtggagcgatctgctctgcctccgcaaaagcagaacatgatcaccccactctccctttcccagacctggggagtcctgcaggcgctcgggcagggctccccgcacacagggacggctgctgcagggactggagggtgcaccccaatccctgcagccccgtcagaagggaaagtggagcgatcgcgctccgcttccgatTTTGCGGAGCGGTGCGATCGcttcgctttcactttccctgacctggggagccctgccgaaggttgcgcagggctccccgcaccttcaGGAGACTGCAGgaagcttgggcaagtgcacccaagcccctgcagcccccctgagcggcgcaatcctgcggATGGCACTGCTAccttcccccgtctcctggcagccccaccccttaaggcggcagaggccaggacccaccggctgggcgttgcaacgccccagtttgaataccactggactaaGCTGTAATCCCACCTGTACTTACTTGGTAATAAACTTCattttttgagtaaacatgcactggacAGGCCTGAACATCTGTTATTATtactccttcccacccactgtaACAAATATGGTAAAAGAAAAGGCAATTTTGCTCTAGTGCTCATGATCCATTAGGCAGTCAGCCCTGCACCAGCCACAACAGTCATAATGAGAAaaatcagtactggaaaatgtCCTGATATAGCTTCTGCATATGAACATTTTAAAGCATTGGCAATCCTCATGAAAACTAttattttttcattgcattagGCTACCTTTTGGGGGAGACTTTTGTTCTGTATCACCTTTGTCCCGTTGGCCTTTAAGCATCTGATTTGGGGGAGACTTTTGTTCTGTATCACCTTTATCCTGTTGGCCTTTAAGCATCCGATTTGCATATATATTTCTTATGCCAAGTTCTCGTTCTTTTTCCTACAAAAACGTAGTAGCAACATATATTAAAATTCCAGTAGAATTTGTTATATGCACCCTAATTATCTATGTATCTTGATTAGCTGAGCTCACTTTACATCCTCCATATAGTACCACTGCATTTTATTcatatgtaaataaaatatttgttcaTCAGTTTATCTGCAATTTAATTGGTCAAATACTTTGTCTCTCAGGTGATAGATAGACAAgagccaatggagtgtgtgtgtgtgtgtgtgtgtgtgtgtgtgtgtgtgtgtgtgtgtgtgtgtgtgtatggcagCCAAAAAAGTTAATGCATTGCTGGGCTGCATTAGCAGGCATAGAGTCCAGATGACAACATGTACTGGTTCTACTCTATACTgcactagtcagacctcacttggaatattGCATCTAGTTTTGGGCACATTTAAAGGAGGACATTGATAGTCTGGAGTGAGTTCTGAGGATGGCAATACAGGTGATGAAGGATCTAGAAAACAAGTCCTATAAGGTATGATTAAAAGAGTTTGGTATGTGTACAGgaccagccttgttatacacggatttgactcaacaagaatggccactgcaaatgagaaagaatgtgctgatccctggagaaggggaaaaatgcatccctttaaaatcagttttaaaaactgaacagtttgttaacaatagcctcgttaatgagagagagagagagagagagagagagagagagagagggtagctggctgacaatccatcaatccttctttctccaagcaacccctcccttccccctgagcacatgaaagaaaggtgatcactttgcattggtgaagagagggactgagtgaagtgcctttgtaagcgcttggaggaggactgatggatggattgtcttcttaatgactcttatcttacatcacaaaggtcagcaaggctgtttttaaatcactggagcaagggaactttgttttttaaattgatttgctatagtgtgttttttgccatccacttgagtgcttggaaaccactcgaataatgaggctcaacctcgaataatgaggctcaagtCCTTCTATGAAACAAGGCTGGGTTGCACAgttttggaaaaaatggaaaaacattGCCAGACAGGTGCCCCTTGGTGAGCAAGGATGGCAGTTCCTCCAGAGATGAGGACAAACTGCTGTGGCCAGAAGCTTTCCAAGAAGGAGAAACCTCTCAAAAACAGAGTGGAAGTCTCTATTGGAGGGACAGACTACCAAAACAGAAGGTGTGGATGCCTTCAAGGAATATACAGTAGTTGAGCAGTTGTCATGAAAGAGCAGGTACTCACTGATAGCTGTTGAGCTATAGTGTTTCATTAAAACAACTACTGTTGCAACTTGTTATAGTGACATTTCTGTtattgaactcccccccccccccttccaggataTTGATCAGGCCTTCTTTGCTGAAATTTTGAGGGAGATAATTAAAACCTATCTGTTTTGACAGCCTTGAGATCTGAGTTGCTATTTTGTCTTGTCTAGTTATTGCCTCAATTTTAAATTTGAGGATTGATTTACTTCTTAACTGTACTGCATTTGATAATTTTTGTTGCATATTTTTTTCATTGTTAAAGGTTACTTTGAGGACTCATGGTCAAAGTGCAACTAAAAATCTAATTAGCACTCTACAAATGTTGATAATGTTTGATAGACAAAGATTtgacagctggaaaaaaaaaatcaactgtcCCCCCATCAACTTAAAGCATTCAGTTTTGAATTTAGATGCTGAAATTCACATTTAAAAGATCAAATTTTTGAATGTTGTGGAAATTTTAAAACTATTTATAATGTTGGTAAATTTGCAAAATTACATTCCACCTTAATGCCATATTTAaaatggcagtgaattccacaactGCAAATGGAAGAACCAGGCAGTTCaaactgaatccaaacccccaaACCAGAACTCAACCAGAGAGCTAAAAATGACTGAGGAATCACAACTAAACCCAGTTTTTTAAAGTTCAACTTCCTGGAAAGAACAAATCTTCATAGTGAAGATAACAACTTAGGAATGAACATTCTATAACACTGGTTCTTTTTTATGATAAGTAAACTGTGGACTAGTTTAGGTTCACAAGGTAAATATTTTGGTACAGCACAGTTATGCAGATTCATCAAAGCATAGCATGTATGTATGGATATCTGTTACAGAATCAGAGTCAACTACATTTCAATCTGGCATCTGCTTAAGAGTTTAATGAAAATACTTCATAGCAaatgaaattatatttttaagcCTTAAATACCTTGATTTTTTGGTTAAGTGACTTGATTTCCATTTGCAAATTTGTGCTGATTGTCCAAGCTTCAAGAGATTTTTTCTTCTCGACTGCTAACTGATGACTAAAGGAGGTATTATTCAATAGCAATTGCTTTTCTAGACCCTAAAGATATTACAAGTATGAACATTTACTCTTATCTTGCCCATTGACAATTTACAATTGTACagtaacaaatttttttttaacaagactGAATTACCACAACAGAAATAGAAAATTTAAGGAAATCAATGCAAGAGCAAAAAAATTAACCCCTCTGCCCCATATCTCAGCCCAATCCAAATTAACCCACACAGCcacattttgaaaaaagaaagcatTGTTCCTAGTTTGGCCCTACAGGCTTTAGAGAAATCAGTCTGATACCCCAAACCTGAACTCTTTACTCATAAGtcattcccatttatttcaacaaaCTTTATTTCTAAATCAGTATATTATTATAGGCTTAACCTCAATTCcctgtctgtaaaatgggaatcaTAGTGACCGCCTTCCTACAAAAAATGACTATTTCCCACTGGCAGAgctataaattaaaataaaattagcatCATGCTTCAAGTGTGAATTTTCATCTATTCAAAACCTGACATGCTGAACAGCATATTAAAATGGAATGAAAGACTTTAAACACACCCCCATCACAGTTACGTACACAGAGTTTGAGCTCAAGTAGGTTCCCAATTCACTTCAGTGTCAGGGAAGCTGTGGGTTGTGGAAGCAACACCCCATCCATTTGGTGTCCCAACGCCCCACCTACATTTGAGGTTCATCATTTTATTAGGAAAAGGCAATGGCAGCTCATTTCTATGCTTGTAAATTACGTGACCTGTGCCCAGATAAAGAGGCTGCAAATTGACCTTAGCtttaagaacacacacacacaaaaatccaaTGTGTTCCTTTCTACAAGAAAGTTATGCAACTCCTGCAAAACCTTGATTTAGTGCAGCTATGTGTTCTTCTTTCTATGTTTTTTCTTTCTATACGTTTCTCCTTGCTTGAAAAGTATATAAGCTATGCGATTTGTACTTAAGGTAGAGACCATTCCTTTGGTCTCACGTGCTGAAAAGTAAGAAACCCAAAATGAAGCTGACCCTGTATTCCCTGCTAGCTCAGAACATGTGCAGAGTTTTCTCTTCACATCCAAGCAACAGCAGAGTTGGCGCAAATACTTAAAAATCCGGTAGCATCCCACTGTACTGTAAATAACACTCCTAGCTGTCATCCTAAAAACATGCTGGCATGCTGCATACTACCTGAATTTTCTTATCACTGGCTTCCATTTTTTCAGAGAGGATGGTTAACTTGTGCTTAAGATCTGCTCTCTCTGCAAGATTCTTGTCTTCAGAAAGTTTCTGCAAGGCCTGCAAGGTGTCTTTCGTCTTTAGCAGTTGTGCCTCAACTTCTCTAAGCTTCCTGGATGCACTGCGCTCCTGTTCCTGGGATTTCCTGAGAAGTGCCCTGAGAGTCCTCACTTCACCATAGTGTTTTGCCATCAGATCAGGCAGGTTTGTCTCGGCATTTTCATATTTACCGATTGCTTTCAAATGTCGATGCTGAAGTCGCTTCAGGAGTTGATTTTCCATATTTGACGCCTCCAGTTTGTTCTGCAGGACAGACACTTCATTTTTCAGCTCTTTAATCTTGTGAAGCCTGGCTGACAATATGCGGCGAGTCATGTTACTACTCTTCTGAGAATTTGTAATACCACTAGTACCAAAAAGGGTTTTCGGTTGTTGTTTCTTCTTGGGCAACATCCTACTCCCTGCATTCAGACCAGAACAAACCAAGATGGCATTAGAAAAAGATGCTGCTCACGCAAGTCTGTTCCAGTTATTAAAAGGTAGTCTCAAACAGCGACAGAAGACTCAATTGTTCAAATATTCCAGGCTTACCTATACACTGCACACATATTTTCACTGATGTATTTTACTCATTCCATCTCTGATGCAATCACTTTATTTGTTCCTCCATTCTGGTGATCACAACTGTGCTATCCTTAAACAgctaaagcagtatttctcaaactgtgggtcagaacccactaggtgggtcacaagccaatttcaggtggggccacattcatttcaaaattttacaGATGATGTACGGAAATGTAacagatgatgatggtgatgcattttatgaacattttgtaagctgccttaagcATTTGCTGTGGCAagggaaaagcagggtataaattctttaaataaataaatgagattaCTACTACCTTATCACAGATCAGAGCTCtgtttggggagagggggagaaacagTCACTAATTTCCACTTACTGGGAACTCCTCAAGCAGAGAACTCCTGCTTGAGAATTTATGACAATCAAATTGTTTGGTAAGCAGCTTCATTTTGGGATTAAATAGGTTGCAAAATAAATTTAGGGCATACTCCTTTCTAACCTTGCACCTTTGCTCTATGTGATGGAAATCTTTCTGTATTAATGCTTTCATGCCTGTTAATTCTTATTCTGTACCTGTTTCATAACTGTCTTTTCTGAGGACACAAGAATTATAAAACTTAAAGGTCAAGCTCAAGATCAACCTTTGTGCTGCACTAAGGCAGAATGCATTATACCCAGTGAGATACTTGCCAAGTGATGGAGACAGGTATTAAATCATGGCATAAAAAAGGGTTACAGCTGAGTGGGGAAGTGTCAGTGCCAACATCTTCTCCTCAGTTGCCTCCTGCCTCACCTTTCTTTCCTTTAGCTCCTCCTTTCCAAGATTCCTTCCTGCTTCCGCCATGGAAACAGACATGCATATGTTAATGATATATAATGATCTACAGTAGCAATCCCCAAATTTTCAGCTGCCAGAGCCACATCACTCAGACTTGTTCTTATGGTTTGGCTGCCACAGGTCACGTATAGAAAATATACACATTTTGTATGTACTGTAATGCTCAGAATTCTCACAATAGaacaaaaaaattatttgtaatatctgcagggctgcttgctatctcttcttcccagcttaaCTCTCTGCAAGAATGACCTAGCAGTCATTTCACCCCGCAGGTAGAAGAAGGCACACAGTGGCAGATGGAGGAATAGAAAGGAATGGGATGCCACAGGTAATTATGATGTCACTGGGCTCAGCAAGCTCAAAATGTGTTGGTGGCTCAATCTGGTCTGCTGGCTACAGTTTGGGGATCCCTAATTTACATACTGTTTTAATGCCTTTTCCTACATGGAACAGGTTTCCATAAAGTATAATATTTGAAGCAGCCCAAAGTGGCATGGACACTTCAGCAATAAAAGCAAAGCACCACAGTTGCCAGCACTGTAGCATCAACAAAATTCCTTCACAGTGATCAGTATGGTCAAGTACCATCTTACCTTTGACTTGGCGATCATTTTCCTCCTTTGACAATTCCTCCTCTTTGCTTTCTGGTTGTTCTACATGACTGTGGAAGCTGCAGCTCCTGCTGTTGCCACTAGAGGTTTCTGAAGAGTTTGTGTGAAAATCTTCATAATAGTAATTCTGAGAACTTCCACAGTTGTTCTGTTCAGAAcaactgctgctactgctgctcctcTTACCTTTTCTTGAAGCATTAGCATGAAAGTCATTGGAATAGTCAAGCTGAAAACTTCCACATCTACTGGTACATTCACTACAGTTATTAATTTCATTATGACTGTGGCATTGGGTGCCCTTATTGATCCTTCTAGGAGAATCACCTGGGCTTCTACTGTTTGTACAGTGGTCACATTTATTATCCTCTTGGACCATAAAATGGAGGAAAGAGCCATCTGAAGACTTCATTCTGTTTCTAGGATACATCGTGGTCAAGATCCATGGCCTATTAGAAATCAGAAGAATTCtcaattaaaaccacaaaatgAATACAAAGAATTCATGCAATATAATACTGCTTACTTAAGGCCTCATTGTTTATGTTCCACAAGTAGCTTATTCTGGTTCTATaccaataagggcacaatcctgaggcacccacgGGTTGGTGctagtcccttgtgctggcccaggagggttgcaaatgtgccaaaaggcacgtttgcgcctcctcggaggaagccaggccagcgctcagaggtgcgctggcctgcagaggctgacacaagcctctgtgctggcttcctcggcttggcttgcagcagcctggctgggctgatgcaagcctctggggtgggtggggaggaggcaggagggaggcattcctgggtggggagggtgggtggtaggCAGGGGCGAGCCTGCCCGGGAGGTAGGCAGGGGcgagcaggaagtggggctgggatccaacacttatgctggatcccaaccctcgttcccggggagtttggagcggcatgaagccgctccgctctcctcggacttgcgccacttcaggaggtgaggcaagtccaaggagacccattggggtgaagGCACCTtacctcgaggtaaggggaaaagtttccccttgcctctggctgagccatcttGGGCTCTTATCTTGCGCTGGACACAGCgcgagcctcttggcttgcctgttccagtgcagggtaggattgcacccaaagataGTTTCTGTCTCATTTGCTATATTGTCTGCTTTCTGAAGATGTGCTGTGCTTATATAATAACATTCTTAGTA
This portion of the Tiliqua scincoides isolate rTilSci1 chromosome 3, rTilSci1.hap2, whole genome shotgun sequence genome encodes:
- the LCA5L gene encoding lebercilin-like protein encodes the protein MYPRNRMKSSDGSFLHFMVQEDNKCDHCTNSRSPGDSPRRINKGTQCHSHNEINNCSECTSRCGSFQLDYSNDFHANASRKGKRSSSSSSCSEQNNCGSSQNYYYEDFHTNSSETSSGNSRSCSFHSHVEQPESKEEELSKEENDRQVKGSRMLPKKKQQPKTLFGTSGITNSQKSSNMTRRILSARLHKIKELKNEVSVLQNKLEASNMENQLLKRLQHRHLKAIGKYENAETNLPDLMAKHYGEVRTLRALLRKSQEQERSASRKLREVEAQLLKTKDTLQALQKLSEDKNLAERADLKHKLTILSEKMEASDKKIQGLEKQLLLNNTSFSHQLAVEKKKSLEAWTISTNLQMEIKSLNQKIKEKERELGIRNIYANRMLKGQQDKGDTEQKSPPNQMLKGQRDKGDTEQKSPPKDVNVTRSEQVDMSFELEAVTPVQKQEQEKSAVLKKEMTSKDTNLRNKQCDAHQVVHQAEVHQTEKLLMQQLSNRTCTELLREEIRLSEEKHFKCENLERLKKRRDGQGINLLKDEFEKLRTVQSFPLTHSILQKENNMEERKKQENEECKRSIEPKEAVAGKLAVLTQRHKTPSKLKKQYVFSEVIENLHQGVPTSGPTSNTSIVCNSKQVTRHQSEIVEFNTGNSTSAYEPSFGKATKTRQKGPSSVHGEDDVSMISAEKKNTLMEELFGSNCIIKDSHSSPNLKEVVKEKNTLPSKRISCINDSLQYSNSKQTQIKVFHTIASLEDLK